From a single Aythya fuligula isolate bAytFul2 chromosome 16, bAytFul2.pri, whole genome shotgun sequence genomic region:
- the ZGPAT gene encoding zinc finger CCCH-type with G patch domain-containing protein, with protein sequence MDEESLEAAISAYSAQLRQVELALGAGLDPSQQSDLVQLQEDLKQLIELTEASLVSVRKSKLLATLDTNASSSFSPGGLQEHGADPESSAQDEEYAAFKEAIAELGADDKPAAESSEISAKGDESKDKRESKGSEEEEESDREEEEEELSGMKVKAPYYSSWGTLEYHNAMIVGTEYLEDGSAGVRVLYLYPTHKSLKPCPFFLDDKCRFKENCRFSHGQVVSVEELQPFQEPNLSTLEVGSACLAKHSDGIWYTAKITDIDSGYYTVKFDSLLLKEAVVEGDSIIPPLRSEDAASSAESDEDSVDDSGYAKVIDSGGPENGEWAPACSSSFGGWEAHTRGIGSKLLAQMGYEFGKGLGKNSEGRVEPVQAVVLPRGKSLDQCAEVLQKKKQGRLDPGNSKKCRAKGNNTGRASAGSRKPPRNVFDFLNEKLRGKSSGEKAGGVALPERNSKEIYHASKSTKKALSVRLFQTMEKIEQTQKDIRGIQQALARNIGRHSIATAQLEEKLANAHKQLGQLQAQEASLQREQKKADTHKKMTEF encoded by the exons ATGGACGAGGAGAGCCTGGAGGCCGCGATCAGCGCCTACAGCGCGCAGCTGAGGCAGGTGGAGCTGGCGCTGGGCGCCGGCCTGGACCCGTCGCAGCAGTCGGACCTGGTtcagctgcaggaggatctgaagCAGCTGATCGAGCTGACCGAGGCCAGCCTGGTGTCCGTGAGGAAGAGCAAGCTGCTGGCCACGCTAGACACAAATGCGTCCTCGTCTTTCTCGCCGGGAGGTCTGCAGGAGCACGGTGCCGACCCTGAAAGCTCTGCCCAGGATGAGGAGTACGCTGCCTTCAAGGAAGCCATCGCTGAGCTCGGAGCCGACGACAAGCCTGCGGCTGAAAGCAGCGAGATATCTGCAAAGGGAGATGAGAGCAAGGACAAAAGGGAATCGAAGggcagtgaggaggaggaggagtctgacagggaggaggaggaggaggagttgAGCGGGATGAAGGTTAAAGCCCCGTACTACAGCTCCTGGGGGACACTGGAGTACCACAACGCCATGATTGTGGGGACAGAGTACCTGGAAGATGGCAGTGCAGGAGTCCGAGTGCTGTACCTCTATCCGACTCACAAGTCTTTGAAGCCGTGCCCGTTCTTCTTGGATGACAAATGCAGATTTAAAGAGAACTGTcg GTTTTCGCACGGGCAGGTGGTGTCCGTGGAGGAGCTTCAGCCCTTTCAGGAGCCCAACCTGAGCACCCTGGAGGTGGGCTCAGCCTGCCTGGCGAAGCACAGCGACGGGATATGGTACACTGCAAAAATAACTG aTATCGACAGTGGTTATTACACTGTGAAGTTCGACTCCCTGCTGCTAAAGGAAGCTGTTGTGGAAGGGGACAGCATCATTCCCCCACTACGGAGCGAAGACGCTGCCTCGTCTGCTGAATCTGATGAAGACAGCGTTGATGATTCTGGTTACGCCAAAG TGATAGATTCGGGGGGCCCGGAGAATGGGGAATGGGCTCCTGCTTGCAGCTCCTCCTTCGGTGGCTGGGAAGCCCACACTCGCGGCATCGGCTCCAAGCTGCTTGCTCAGATGGGATACGAGTTTGGGAAAG ggctggggaagaattCTGAGGGCCGAGTGGAGCCGGTGCAGGCCGTGGTCCTTCCTCGAGGGAAATCCCTCGACCAGTGCGCCGAGGTgcttcagaagaagaaacaggGGAGGCTGGACCCCGGCAACTCGAAGAAATGCCGGGCAAAGGGAAATAACACTGGCAGGGCCTCTGCAGGCAGCCGCAAGCCACCCCGCAACGTGTTTGACTTTTTGAACGAGAAACTGAGAGGGAAAAGCAGTGGGGAGAAGGCTGGAGGTGTGGCACTGCCTGAGAGGAACAGCAAAGAGATCTACCATGCTAGCAAAAGCACCAAGAAGGCCCTGAGTGTCCGCCTCTTCCAGACAATGGAGAAGATTGAACAAACGCAGAAGGATATCAGAGGAATCCAGCAGGCCCTGGCGCGCAACATTGGCCG gCACAGCATTGCGACTGctcagctggaggagaagctggCTAACGCTCACAAAcagctggggcagctgcaggcgCAGGAAGCCAGTCTGCAGCgggagcagaagaaagcagacacTCACAAGAAGATGACTGAGTTCTAG
- the SLC2A4RG gene encoding LOW QUALITY PROTEIN: SLC2A4 regulator (The sequence of the model RefSeq protein was modified relative to this genomic sequence to represent the inferred CDS: inserted 2 bases in 1 codon; deleted 2 bases in 1 codon; substituted 1 base at 1 genomic stop codon): MARHAPCSPYGFTHLAARRNQXEAEEAAAAFHPGASQPMARGGGAGXGRGLRRYRAARRSAPPGPRPRPPPPPPRMEPQRPPPAACALLLPPPGAAASAARRRRARRRLPPEPDGAPQAALPRRGARGWLRRLGEPLGLAPPEQEAMLRVLDAGLERCLALHAACIPFPPPRKPLGKAGIDEVMAAAVLTSLSTSPLVLGHPPAPPAPADPGGEPWLEAPTMSSSCSSSSNTSGDWSWDPPSDRSTPSTPSPPLSGHVPGAFLPAPPPDEGPDEPDGTHFVFGEPIPRKRKNSTKVMFKCLWKSCGKVLSSSSGMQKHIRTVHLGRKADLEQSDGEEDFYYTELDVDVDSLTDGLSSLTPVSPTSSVPPAFPGTEALPSPELPLASPRSPPAAPPGGLCHVHTDHAYQGCPAPPRLPGGDKRPPVPPTPVPMTPAVPTPVLPKPPAVPRKPRGEAKKCRKVYGMENREMWCTACRWKKACQRFLD, translated from the exons ATGGCCCGGCACGCCCCATGCAGCCCGTATGGCTTCACACACC TGGCAGCGCGCCGCAACCAATGAGAAGCcgaggaggcggcggccgcGTTCCATCCCGGCGCGTCGCAGCCAATGGCGAgaggcggcggggcggg ggggcgtGGCCTCCGCCGATACCGGGCCGCGCGGCGGAGCGCT CCGCCGGGCCCccggccgcggccgccgccgccgccgccccgcatggagccccagcgccccccccccgccgcctgcgccctgctgctgccgccgcccggcgccgccgcctccgccgcccgccgccgccgtgctcgccgccgcctccctcccGAGCCCGACGGGGCCCCGCAG GCTGCGCTGCCccgccggggggctcggggctggctgCGGCGCCTGGGGGAGCCCCTGGGGCTGGCCCCCCCCGAGCAGGAGGCGATGCTGCGGGTGCTGGACGCGGGGCTGGAGCGGTGCCTGGCGCTGCACGCCGCCTGcatcccctttcccccccccag AAAACCCCTGGGCAAGGCGGGCATCGACGAGGTGATGGCAGCAGCGGTGCTCACCAGCCTCTCCACCAGCCCCCTGGTGCTCGgccaccccccagcaccccccgcCCCAG cagaTCCTGGTGGCGAGCCCTGGCTGGAGGCGCCCACCAtgtcctccagctgcagcagcagcagcaacaccaGCGGGGACTGGagctgggacccccccagcGACCGCTCcaccccctccaccccctcGCCCCCGCTCTCCGGCCACGTCCCCGGTGCCTtcctgcccgccccgccgccggaCGAGGGCCCCGACGAGCCCGACGGCACCCACTTCGTTTTCGGGGAGCCCATCCCGCGGAAGAGGAAG AACTCCACCAAGGTGATGTTCAAGTGCTTGTGGAAGAGCTGCGGCAAagtcctcagcagctcctcagggaTGCAGAAGCACATCCGAACCGTGCACCTTGG CCGCAAAGCCGACCTCGAGCAGAGCGACGGCGAGGAGGACTTCTACTACACGGAGCTGGACGTGGACGTGGACTCGCTGACGGACGGGCTCTCCAGCCTCACGCCCGTTTCTCCCACCTCCTCCGTCCCCCCCGCCTTCCCGGGCACGGAGGCGCTGCCCAGCCCCGAATTGCCTCTGGCCTCCCCCCGTAGCCCCCCGGCGGCCCCCCCCGGTGGCCTCTGCCACGTCCACACCGACCACGCGTACCAG GGCTGCCCGGCCCCCCCGCGGCTCCCGGGGGGGGACAAGCGGCCGccggtgccccccaccccggtGCCGATGACGCCGGCGGTGCCCACCCCGGTGCTGCCCAAGCCGCCCGCTGTCCCCAG gaAGCCGCGGGGGGAGGCCAAGAAGTGCCGCAAGGTGTACGGCATGGAGAACCGGGAGATGTGGTGCACGGCGTGCCGCTGGAAGAAGGCCTGCCAGCGCTTCCTCGACTGA
- the LIME1 gene encoding lck-interacting transmembrane adapter 1, producing the protein MALVHGEGLPGPPLLPALLAALALLGLLVYVGALCAACRRQGRRKKVPPDGVKLVDESLLRQTQLRSLSKSDTKLHELYRVKARDDNQRPASLDFPPPSAPPGSDSLHSSGVSVLLHRELPQIPVPEPPAPDQTYSNLLFAPPRRPAQDTVYECLAVGGGEDTPMVPPAPTGTRGSPPQARRGAGDYACVRKVKRTAPSEEQDGAVGGPPAAPRCWEGAGNAPPQLKVEDMYSTVCKATKKKSQGPTASPRAAGQGGAGQLPPAQEEPPQAGCWSAAPLPEPCYESIKERAWTARSRGPDPDYEAVDMTWRKPTKRDKAGKPSPHENLYESVGEIWAGESRRASSRPAANGLEVYITNL; encoded by the exons ATGGCTTTAGTCCACGGCGAGGGGCTGCCGGGACCCCCCCTCCTGCCGGCCCTGCTCgctgccctggccctgctcGGCCTCCTGGTCTACGTGGGCGCCCTGTGCGCTGCCTGCCGCCG ccagggcaggaggaagaaggtCCCTCCGGATGGGGTGAAGCTGGTGGACGAG TCCCTGCTCAGGCAGACGCAGCTGCGCTCGCTCAGCAAGTCGGACACGAAGCTGCACGAGCTGTACCGGGTGAAGGCCAGGGATGACA ACCAGCGACCGGCCAGCCTGGATTTCCCCCCACCCTCGGCCCCCCCGGGCTCTGACTCCCTGCACAGCTCCGGGGTCAGCGTCCTCCTGCACCGCGAGCTGCCCCAAATCCCCGTCcccgagcccccggcccccgacCAGACCTACTCCAACCTGCTCTTCGCCCCACCGCGACGCCCGGCGCAGGACACGGTCTACGAGTGCCTGGCAGtaggggggggggaggacacCCCCATGGTGCCCCCCGCGCCTACGGGGACCCGGGGGTCCCCCCCACAAGCCAGGCGTGGGGCCGGTGACTACGCCTGCGTCCGCAAGGTGAAGAGGACGGCGCCCAGCGAGGAGCAGGATGGGGCCGTGGGGgggccccctgcagccccacggTGCTGGGAGGGCGCGGGCaatgcccccccccagctgaaG GTGGAGGACATGTACTCCACGGTGTGCAAAGCCACCAAGAAGAAGAGCCAGGGCCCCACTGCCTCCCCGAGGGCTGCGGGGCAAGGGGGGGCCGGGCAGttgcccccagcccaggaggagcccccccaggctggctgctggtccgcagcccccctccccgagccctGCTACGAATCCATCAAGGAAAGGGCCTGGACTGCCCGATCCCGAGGCCCCGACCCGGACTACGAGGCCGTGGACATGACCTGGAGGAAGCCGACGAAGCGGGACAAGGCGGGGAAGCCCAGTCCCCACGAGAACCTCTACGAAAGCGTCGGCGAAATTTGGGCAGGGGAATCCCGGCGAGCCTCCAGCAGGCCGGCTGCCAACGGGCTGGAGGTGTACATCACCAACCTATAG